Proteins encoded together in one Musa acuminata AAA Group cultivar baxijiao chromosome BXJ3-6, Cavendish_Baxijiao_AAA, whole genome shotgun sequence window:
- the LOC135641353 gene encoding NDR1/HIN1-like protein 1: protein MGTDCGNHGTSCSGACEQMGTDCGNHGTSISVTMKVTLAVTITFSITIGLPASGVVAYRLLRPTKPCFYIQNATIYQFNLSSTPDGLLSSVMHVSVSSLNPNGHVGLYYDRLGAHAAYMDQRITLPSALSPGFQGHKDVTLVEALLQEQAAGYLRLHVKFQGKVRWKLAGWISGHYHLGVSCPVSFALQNMGEGEGAGTGVTDPAAFRFQSISQCGVHV from the exons ATGGGAACCGACTGCGGCAACCACGGAACGTCTTGCTCCGGCGCCTGTGAGCAGATGGGAACCGACTGCGGCAACCACGGAACGTCTATCTCCGTCACCATGAAGGTCACATTGGCCGTCACGATCACCTTCAGCATCACCATCGGCCTCCCCGCCAGTGGCGTCGTGGCCTATCGCCTCCTCCGCCCGACCAAACCCTGCTTCTACATCCAGAACGCCACCATCTACCAGTTCAACCTCTCCTCCACCCCAGACGGCCTCCTCTCCTCCGTCATGCATGTCTCCGTCTCCTCCCTCAACCCCAACGGCCACGTCGGCCTCTACTACGACAGGCTCGGCGCCCACGCCGCCTACATGGACCAGCGGATCACTCTCCCCTCCGCCCTTTCCCCCGGTTTCCAGGGGCACAAGGACGTCACC CTTGTGGAGGCCTTGCTGCAGGAACAGGCGGCCGGGTACCTGAGGCTCCACGTGAAGTTCCAGGGCAAGGTGCGGTGGAAGTTGGCGGGGTGGATTTCCGGGCACTACCATCTGGGCGTCAGCTGCCCCGTCTCGTTTGCTCTCCAAAACATGGGAGAAGGTGAAGGTGCCGGCACCGGCGTCACCGACCCAGCGGCGTTCCGCTTCCAAAGCATCTCTCAATGCGGCGTTCACGTTTGA
- the LOC135640018 gene encoding 2-Cys peroxiredoxin BAS1-like, chloroplastic, with product MYRSDIKHLLGHCNSLISLFHYSNWQVILSDYIGKKYVILFFYPLDFTFVCPTEITAFSDRYSEFEKLNTEILGVSVDSVFSHLAWVQTDRKSGGLGDLNYPLISDITKSISKSYGVLIPDQVIALRGLFIIDKEGVIQHSTINNLAIGRSVDETMRTLQALQYVQENPDEVCPAGWKPGEKSMKPDPKLSKEYFAAVP from the exons ATGTATCGTAGTGACATCAAGCATCTCCTTGGTCACTGTAACTCTCTGATTAGTCTTTTTCATTACTCTAACTGGCAGGTAATACTCTCTGATTATATTGGGAAGAAGTATGTAATTCTGTTTTTCTATCCACTGGACTTCACATTTGTTTGTCCCACTG AGATAACTGCTTTCAGTGACCGCTACTCGGAATTTGAGAAGTTAAATACAGAGATATTGGGTGTTTCAGTTGACAGTGTG TTCTCCCATCTTGCATGGGTTCAAACAGACAGGAAGTCAGGGGGGCTCGGAGATCTGAACTATCCGTTGATATCTGATATCACTAAATCAATTTCAAAGTCTTATGGAGTCTTGATCCCTGATCAg GTTATTGCGTTGCGAGGACTGTTCATCATTGACAAGGAAGGTGTGATTCAGCACTCTACCATCAATAACCTCGCCATCGGTCGTAGTGTTGATGAAACCATGAGGACTCTTCAG GCATTGCAGTATGTCCAAGAGAACCCAGATGAGGTTTGCCCTGCAGGATGGAAACCTGGAGAGAAATCGATGAAGCCGGATCCTAAACTCAGCAAGGAATATTTTGCGGCTGTTCCATGA
- the LOC135641354 gene encoding NDR1/HIN1-like protein 1: MGTDCGNHGTSCSGACEQMGTDCGNHGTSISVTMKVTLAITITISITIGLPVSGVVAYRLLRPTKPCFYIQNVIIYQFNLSSTPDGLLSSVMHVSVSSLNPNGHVGLYYDSLDAHAAYMDQRITLPSALSPGFQGYKDVTVWSSYLYGATVPVSPQLVEALLQEQAAGYLKLHVQFQGKVRWKLAGWISGHYHLGVSCPVSFALQNMGEGEGAGTGVTDPAAFRFQSISQCGVHV; encoded by the coding sequence ATGGGAACCGACTGCGGCAACCACGGAACGTCTTGCTCCGGCGCCTGTGAGCAGATGGGAACCGACTGCGGCAACCACGGAACGTCCATCTCCGTCACCATGAAGGTCACATTGGCCATCACGATCACCATCAGCATCACCATCGGCCTCCCCGTCAGTGGCGTCGTGGCCTATCGCCTCCTCCGCCCGACCAAACCCTGCTTCTACATCCAGAACGTCATTATCTACCAGTTCAACCTCTCCTCCACCCCTGACGGCCTCCTCTCCTCCGTCATGCATGTCTCCGTCTCCTCCCTCAACCCCAACGGCCACGTCGGCCTCTACTACGACAGCCTCGACGCCCACGCCGCCTACATGGACCAGCGGATCACTCTCCCCTCCGCCCTCTCCCCCGGTTTCCAGGGGTACAAGGACGTCACCGTCTGGTCGTCCTACCTCTACGGAGCCACCGTGCCGGTATCGCCGCAGCTTGTGGAGGCCTTGCTGCAGGAACAAGCGGCCGGGTACCTGAAGCTCCACGTGCAGTTCCAGGGCAAGGTGCGGTGGAAGTTGGCGGGGTGGATCTCCGGGCACTACCATCTGGGCGTCAGCTGCCCCGTCTCGTTTGCTCTCCAAAACATGGGAGAAGGTGAAGGTGCCGGCACCGGCGTCACCGACCCAGCGGCGTTCCGCTTCCAAAGCATCTCTCAATGCGGCGTTCACGTTTGA